The Paracoccus sp. MBLB3053 genome contains the following window.
ATGCTTTCGCAAACCGATGTGATCGTGATTGGCGCGGGCGTGGTCGGGCTTTCGGCCGCCCTTGCGCTGCAGGCCCGTGGTCTGCGCGTGACGGTTCTGGACCGCGAAGGTCCGGCCGCAGGTGCATCGGCGGGAAATGCGGGGGCGTTCGCCTTTACCGACATTCTGCCTTTGGCCTCGCCCGGGATTCTGAAAAAGGCGCCGAAATGGCTGCTCGATCCACTGGGGCCGCTGAGCGTTCCGCCCGCTTATGCGCTGCAGATCGTGCCCTGGATGTACCGGTTCTGGCGGTCCTGCTCGGCCGGAAGGGTCAGCCATTCCACTTCGGCCCAGACCAGCCTGATGGAGCTGTCGAAAGCCGAGCTCGAGCCATTCCTGCAGGCAACCGGAACCGCGCCAATGCTGCGCAAGGAAGGGAACCTGCAGGTCTATGAAAGCGAGGCCGAATTTCAGGCCTCGATGCCGGGCTGGCGGGCCCGCGAGCGCCACGGGATCGAGTTCCGGCATATGGACGCGGCCGAGATGGCGCAGATCCAGCCGGGCCTTGCGCCGCAATTCGTCAAGGGAACCTTTACCCCTGGCTGGTTTTCGATCGCCGATCCCAGGCTTTACACCCTCGCTCTGGCCGAGCGGTTTGCCGCGAATGGCGGAGTGATGGGGAAAGCAGAGGTTTCCGCGCTGCGCCCGGTGGCGGATGGCATTGAAATCGACGGGGTTTACCGCGCTGGTCATGTCGTATTGGCGGCTGGAGCCTTTTCGCATCACATCGCGCGATCGCTGGGCGAGAACATCCCCCTGGAAACCGAACGGGGCTATAATACCACGCTGCCGACCGACGCGTTCGACCTGCGCACCCAGATCACTTTCGGCGGCCACGGCTTCGTCGTCACGCGCCTGACCAGCGGTATCCGCGTTGGCGGCGCGGTTGAGTTGGGCGGGTTGAAGCTTCCGCCGAATTTCCGCCGCGCCCAGGCCATGCTGACCAAGGCCAAAGCTTTCCTTCCGGCCTTGCGCACCGAGGGTGGGCGGCAATGGATGGGCTTCCGCCCGTCGATGCCGGACAGCCTGCCGGTGATCGGACGGTCGCGGGCGACGCCGCGTGTGATCCATGCGTTCGGGCATGGCCATCTGGGCCTGACGCAGTCATCGGGAACCGCACGGCTTGTCGCGGATCTCGTGACCGGGCAAAGCCCGGCCATCGACCTTACCCCATTCTCGTCTCAAAGGTTCTGAGCCATGACGACCCATACATTTTCCTGCATCGACGGCCATACCTGCGGCAATCCCGTCCGGCTCGTCTCGGGCGGCGGGCCGCGCCTCGAAGGGGCCAACATGCTTGAGCGCCGCGCCCATTTCCTGCGCGAATTCGACTGGGTCAGGACCGGGCTGATGTATGAGCCGCGCGGCCATGACATGATGTCGGGCTCGATCCTCTATCCGCCGACCCGCCCCGATTGCGACGTGGCGGTCCTGTTCATCGAGACCTCGGGCTGCCTGCCGATGTGCGGCCACGGCACCATTGGCACCATCACCATGGCGATCGAGAACGGCCTGATCCAGCCGCGCGAACCCGGCAAGCTGTCGATCGACGCCCCCGCCGGCAAGGTCGACATCACCTATCGTCAGGAGGGCCGCTTCGTCGAGGAGGTCCGCCTGACCAATGTGCCGGGCTTCCTCTACGCCGAGGGCCTGACCGCCGAGGTCGAGGGCCTGGGCGAAATCGTCGTGGACGTGGCATATGGCGGCAATTTCTACGCCATCGTCGAGCCGCAGAAGAATTTCCGCGACATGGCCGATCACTCTGCGACTGAGCTGGTCGGCTGGTCGCCGAAGCTGCGCGCGGCGCTGAACGCGAAATACGAATTCACCCATCCCGAGCATCCCGAGATCAACGGGCTGTCCCATATCCAATGGACAGGTGCTGCGACCGTCGAGGGGGCGCACGCCCGCAACGCGGTCTTCTACGGCGAGAAGGCCATCGACCGCTCGCCCTGCGGCACCGGCACCTCGGCGCGGATGGCGCAGCTTGCCGCCAAGGGCAAGCTGAAGGCGGGCGACGAGTTCTGGCACGAGTCTATCATTGGCTCGATCTTCAAGGGTCGGGTGGAGGCTGAAACCA
Protein-coding sequences here:
- a CDS encoding NAD(P)/FAD-dependent oxidoreductase, which codes for MLSQTDVIVIGAGVVGLSAALALQARGLRVTVLDREGPAAGASAGNAGAFAFTDILPLASPGILKKAPKWLLDPLGPLSVPPAYALQIVPWMYRFWRSCSAGRVSHSTSAQTSLMELSKAELEPFLQATGTAPMLRKEGNLQVYESEAEFQASMPGWRARERHGIEFRHMDAAEMAQIQPGLAPQFVKGTFTPGWFSIADPRLYTLALAERFAANGGVMGKAEVSALRPVADGIEIDGVYRAGHVVLAAGAFSHHIARSLGENIPLETERGYNTTLPTDAFDLRTQITFGGHGFVVTRLTSGIRVGGAVELGGLKLPPNFRRAQAMLTKAKAFLPALRTEGGRQWMGFRPSMPDSLPVIGRSRATPRVIHAFGHGHLGLTQSSGTARLVADLVTGQSPAIDLTPFSSQRF
- a CDS encoding 4-hydroxyproline epimerase, which codes for MTTHTFSCIDGHTCGNPVRLVSGGGPRLEGANMLERRAHFLREFDWVRTGLMYEPRGHDMMSGSILYPPTRPDCDVAVLFIETSGCLPMCGHGTIGTITMAIENGLIQPREPGKLSIDAPAGKVDITYRQEGRFVEEVRLTNVPGFLYAEGLTAEVEGLGEIVVDVAYGGNFYAIVEPQKNFRDMADHSATELVGWSPKLRAALNAKYEFTHPEHPEINGLSHIQWTGAATVEGAHARNAVFYGEKAIDRSPCGTGTSARMAQLAAKGKLKAGDEFWHESIIGSIFKGRVEAETTVAGRPAIVPSIAGWARMTGYNTIFIDERDPFAHGFVVK